One Pullulanibacillus sp. KACC 23026 DNA segment encodes these proteins:
- a CDS encoding Maf family protein, whose amino-acid sequence MNTTHTLYLASTSPRRRELIQKLGLPVKIVNNNAEEVIDPSWSPTEAVEQLSMIKAHAAYRNMKATGDLLSGILISADTVVVLEGEILGKPSDAEQAKQMLSSLQGRSHHVLTGFTLIHLQSGETVTSHEQTTVWMKPLQPEQIARYSATGEPMDKAGSYGIQDLGATFIERIEGDYFNVVGLPLSQLADTLGQFGVIVP is encoded by the coding sequence ATGAACACGACCCATACATTATATTTGGCCTCAACCTCGCCTCGGCGTAGGGAATTAATCCAAAAGCTTGGTTTGCCAGTAAAAATTGTGAACAACAACGCCGAAGAGGTCATTGATCCATCATGGTCACCCACAGAAGCCGTTGAGCAGCTATCAATGATCAAAGCTCATGCGGCTTACAGAAATATGAAGGCGACTGGGGATCTTCTTTCCGGGATCCTTATCAGTGCAGATACGGTGGTTGTCCTAGAAGGAGAGATCTTAGGAAAGCCGAGTGATGCGGAGCAGGCAAAACAAATGCTCTCAAGCCTTCAGGGGCGTTCTCATCACGTTTTAACAGGATTTACCCTTATACACCTTCAGTCAGGGGAGACGGTCACCTCCCATGAGCAAACAACTGTGTGGATGAAGCCATTGCAGCCTGAACAAATAGCCCGTTACAGCGCAACAGGTGAACCCATGGATAAAGCGGGAAGCTATGGCATTCAAGATCTCGGTGCTACGTTTATAGAACGAATCGAAGGCGATTACTTTAACGTTGTTGGCCTGCCGCTTTCACAACTGGCCGATACACTCGGACAATTTGGAGTAATAGTCCCATAA
- a CDS encoding alpha/beta-type small acid-soluble spore protein, which yields MADNNKLLVPGAENALDNMKQEIANEFGVELGADTTARANGSVGGEMVKRMIQYAEQSLKNQQQ from the coding sequence ATGGCCGATAACAATAAGTTGTTAGTACCCGGTGCAGAAAATGCGTTGGATAACATGAAGCAAGAAATCGCCAACGAATTCGGCGTCGAATTAGGTGCAGATACGACCGCTCGTGCCAATGGATCAGTGGGTGGCGAGATGGTCAAACGAATGATTCAATACGCCGAACAAAGCCTTAAAAACCAACAACAATAA
- a CDS encoding DnaJ family domain-containing protein → MDIFALIAEDKIKAAIKKGEMDDLPGKGKPLKLEDLSSIPEELRMGYHLLKNSGFFNEEAKLSQDILKLSDLVKQADNEEDQARLSRELSEKRARFEKIMDERKLSQSKAYRDYRDKLHDKL, encoded by the coding sequence ATGGATATCTTTGCGTTGATTGCCGAGGACAAAATAAAGGCAGCGATCAAAAAGGGAGAAATGGATGATCTGCCGGGAAAAGGAAAGCCTTTAAAATTAGAGGACTTATCGAGTATCCCCGAAGAGTTGAGGATGGGGTATCATTTATTAAAGAACTCGGGATTTTTTAATGAGGAGGCCAAGCTCAGTCAGGATATTCTGAAGCTGAGTGATCTCGTGAAGCAGGCTGACAATGAAGAGGATCAAGCAAGGTTAAGTCGTGAGTTGAGCGAAAAGAGAGCCCGTTTTGAAAAAATTATGGATGAACGAAAGCTCAGTCAGTCAAAGGCCTATCGCGATTACAGGGATAAATTGCACGATAAGCTGTAA
- a CDS encoding MFS transporter, translated as MTETLKRPNLLIVTVALGILLNPLNSSMIAVAITRFQSDFHLTFSNVSWLISTYYLASAVAQPVMGKLSDMFGAKRLFLIGLILIAISSILAPFSPGFIWLVSFRIIQAVGSSTLFPSGMSMIRKTITERQARALALLAVFSSTSAAFGPSIGGLLIHYWDWPALFFVNFPFIIASFFLGIALLPKDAEIRMEWKRIDVIGIILFVFSVVFLLIFLLSLGNAIKWIPLVIGLIGAILFIWFEKRKKEPFIDPVMLMRNKNASLVYVQFILINIIFYSIFFGMPSFLQQVRGYSDQQTGFIMLAIAGFGVVITPMAGRWIDRKGSKPAVLTGAISVIVGALLLLTVEGTTPLWWVIIVLSALGVSNGFNNIGMQTTLYEFVPKKETGAASGLFMTSRYMGTILSSTLLGIVFDKTINAAHFHEMTIVCVVVAVFILVLSIRMPNPRKQRQTL; from the coding sequence ATGACGGAAACGTTAAAGCGACCGAATTTATTAATTGTAACTGTGGCACTTGGTATTTTATTAAATCCTTTGAATTCTTCAATGATTGCCGTTGCGATTACGCGTTTTCAGAGTGATTTTCACTTAACTTTTTCAAATGTCTCCTGGCTGATTTCGACTTACTACTTAGCCAGTGCGGTGGCACAGCCGGTAATGGGGAAACTTAGCGATATGTTTGGCGCTAAAAGGTTATTTTTGATCGGCCTTATTTTAATCGCTATTTCATCCATCTTAGCTCCGTTTTCTCCAGGCTTTATCTGGTTAGTCAGTTTTCGAATCATTCAAGCGGTCGGCAGTTCGACCTTGTTTCCAAGCGGAATGTCCATGATAAGGAAAACGATAACAGAACGACAAGCAAGGGCGCTTGCCTTGCTTGCTGTGTTTTCCTCGACTTCTGCTGCGTTTGGTCCATCCATTGGCGGTCTGCTGATCCATTATTGGGATTGGCCAGCCCTCTTTTTTGTCAATTTCCCATTCATTATTGCTTCCTTCTTCTTAGGGATTGCCCTTTTGCCGAAGGATGCTGAAATTCGTATGGAATGGAAACGAATTGATGTTATAGGGATTATCCTGTTTGTATTTTCTGTTGTCTTTCTGCTCATCTTCCTTCTGTCACTCGGAAACGCCATTAAATGGATCCCGCTTGTGATTGGTCTAATAGGAGCGATTCTATTTATTTGGTTTGAGAAACGGAAGAAAGAGCCCTTTATTGACCCAGTCATGTTGATGAGAAATAAAAATGCCTCATTGGTCTATGTCCAATTTATTCTGATCAACATTATTTTTTATTCTATTTTCTTCGGAATGCCCTCCTTTCTTCAACAAGTTCGCGGCTATTCGGATCAGCAGACTGGGTTCATTATGCTTGCTATTGCCGGCTTCGGTGTGGTGATTACTCCGATGGCCGGACGCTGGATTGACCGAAAAGGCTCTAAGCCCGCGGTCTTAACAGGCGCTATTTCAGTTATTGTGGGGGCTCTATTACTGTTAACGGTGGAAGGAACAACCCCGTTATGGTGGGTCATTATTGTGCTCTCAGCGCTCGGAGTGAGCAATGGGTTTAATAATATTGGCATGCAAACAACGCTTTATGAGTTTGTTCCGAAAAAGGAAACCGGTGCGGCCTCTGGTTTGTTTATGACAAGCCGTTACATGGGAACAATTTTGTCCTCCACGCTACTCGGGATTGTATTTGATAAGACGATAAATGCGGCTCATTTTCATGAAATGACGATTGTCTGTGTGGTCGTTGCCGTTTTTATTCTTGTTTTATCGATTCGCATGCCCAATCCAAGAAAACAAAGGCAGACGCTTTAA
- a CDS encoding DUF4931 domain-containing protein encodes MTEEPILKFNMGIARGKPNSVHLNHDCPFCRTDQLTGIKEIEGSIILLENKYPVIQDAYPLLIIETDQCDSDLSEYSEEHLNKLMAFAMKHWLEMEKQPEYKSVIFYKNHGPLSGGTIRHPHMQIIGLKNADYRETLKEDYFEGLPIAEASGVTLNLSTKPMIGFTEFNVVMKDLANIHQFAAYTQQVVIYLLKHFNARLTSYNLFFYHWNNKYIAKIVPRFPTSPLFVGFRLRQVSNNLENIVEDFQSVFARNLSES; translated from the coding sequence ATGACTGAGGAGCCGATTTTGAAGTTTAATATGGGCATTGCGAGAGGAAAACCAAATAGTGTTCATTTAAATCATGATTGTCCATTTTGTCGGACAGATCAATTAACAGGAATCAAAGAAATTGAAGGGTCGATCATATTACTTGAAAATAAGTACCCTGTTATACAAGATGCTTACCCGCTTTTAATTATTGAAACGGATCAATGTGATTCTGACCTTTCTGAGTACAGCGAGGAGCATCTTAACAAATTGATGGCATTTGCAATGAAACATTGGTTAGAGATGGAAAAGCAACCAGAATACAAGTCGGTCATTTTCTATAAAAATCATGGTCCGTTATCTGGTGGTACGATTCGCCACCCGCACATGCAAATCATCGGCCTTAAAAATGCTGATTATCGGGAGACGCTAAAGGAAGACTATTTTGAAGGGCTGCCCATAGCCGAAGCTTCAGGCGTCACCTTAAATCTTTCAACTAAGCCGATGATTGGGTTTACTGAGTTCAATGTTGTGATGAAGGATTTAGCAAACATTCATCAATTTGCAGCTTATACTCAGCAAGTGGTCATTTATCTCCTCAAGCATTTTAACGCGAGGCTGACGAGTTATAACTTGTTCTTTTATCATTGGAATAATAAATATATAGCTAAAATCGTGCCGCGTTTTCCAACATCACCATTATTTGTAGGCTTCCGTTTGAGACAGGTTTCCAATAATTTGGAGAATATCGTTGAAGATTTTCAGTCTGTTTTTGCGAGAAATTTAAGCGAAAGCTAA
- a CDS encoding proline iminopeptidase-family hydrolase — translation MTEGYIQVTGGRVFYKKIGDGSGVPLLILHGGPGSTHHTYKPLELLGEERPVIFYDQLGSGGSDRPDDLSLWTLDRFIDELSEIRQALGLEQVHLLGHSWGTMLAASYMLTKPKGVKSVIFSSPCLSALQWAEDQKANLKTLPVETQEVIMRCEKEGTTDSKEYREAVKAFNNQFVCRKEEIPKEWKAPKGAFNPVIYETMWGTSEFNPTGSLKEYDVTPRLSELHLPVLFTCGYYDEATPKTTKGYADLVEEAQFHVFKESAHMPYMEEPEEYRQVIRQFLKSVETDGIR, via the coding sequence ATGACAGAAGGGTACATACAAGTCACAGGAGGTCGTGTTTTTTATAAAAAAATTGGGGATGGGAGTGGTGTGCCATTATTAATATTACATGGCGGGCCGGGAAGCACCCATCATACTTATAAACCGCTTGAATTACTGGGGGAAGAGCGCCCTGTGATTTTCTATGATCAGTTAGGGTCTGGCGGTTCTGACAGACCTGATGATCTTTCGCTTTGGACGCTTGATCGATTTATAGATGAACTTTCAGAGATTAGGCAAGCCCTTGGGCTTGAGCAGGTGCATCTATTGGGGCATTCTTGGGGAACGATGCTTGCGGCGTCTTATATGCTGACGAAGCCAAAGGGAGTCAAAAGTGTTATTTTTTCAAGTCCGTGTTTGAGTGCCCTCCAATGGGCGGAAGATCAGAAAGCCAATCTTAAGACCTTGCCCGTTGAGACTCAGGAAGTGATTATGCGATGTGAGAAAGAGGGTACCACTGATTCCAAGGAGTACCGGGAGGCGGTTAAGGCATTTAACAATCAATTTGTTTGCCGTAAAGAAGAGATCCCAAAAGAGTGGAAAGCACCAAAGGGAGCATTTAATCCCGTGATATACGAAACTATGTGGGGGACTTCTGAATTCAATCCAACCGGCTCATTAAAAGAATATGATGTGACACCGCGCCTTTCTGAGCTTCACTTGCCTGTTCTATTTACATGTGGGTATTACGATGAAGCGACACCGAAAACAACTAAAGGATATGCCGACCTTGTAGAAGAGGCACAGTTTCATGTCTTTAAAGAAAGTGCGCATATGCCTTATATGGAGGAACCGGAGGAATACCGTCAAGTCATTCGTCAGTTCCTAAAATCGGTTGAAACAGATGGAATTCGGTAA
- the pheA gene encoding prephenate dehydratase, translating to MKVGYLGPEGTFSEAASIDYFTAPGTVRIPFMTFWEILEAVRGGEVDQGILPIENSIEGSVTSVLDGLQHYTDLYINGEMILNVEQNLMVLEGTELEDLTEIWSHPQPIAQCRQYLQKLNVETKTFGSTAQAAAALKNAQNSRVGVLGPAWTAEKFGLKMIARNIQDVEENHTRFIAIGRGLHVPANASNSFILVAPHLERPGVLVNILNVFASLNLNLTWIESRPTKKRLGDYQFFLKIAEGLEHESMKKAISILELYGHSVQLLGSF from the coding sequence TTGAAAGTTGGTTATTTAGGACCCGAAGGCACATTCTCTGAAGCAGCATCCATCGACTATTTCACAGCTCCCGGAACTGTTCGTATTCCCTTCATGACGTTTTGGGAAATATTAGAGGCTGTTAGAGGCGGTGAAGTGGATCAAGGCATTTTACCTATTGAAAATTCCATCGAAGGATCCGTCACAAGTGTCCTCGACGGGCTTCAGCATTACACAGATCTCTACATAAATGGAGAAATGATATTAAACGTTGAACAGAACTTAATGGTGCTAGAAGGGACAGAGCTAGAGGATTTGACCGAGATCTGGTCCCATCCTCAACCCATCGCTCAATGCCGACAATATTTACAAAAACTAAACGTCGAAACTAAAACATTTGGAAGCACAGCTCAAGCAGCCGCGGCTTTAAAAAATGCTCAGAATTCTCGTGTTGGAGTCCTTGGACCCGCTTGGACTGCTGAAAAGTTCGGGCTCAAAATGATTGCTCGAAATATCCAGGATGTCGAGGAAAACCATACAAGATTTATTGCGATTGGCCGAGGCCTCCATGTCCCAGCGAATGCCTCCAACTCGTTTATCCTCGTCGCGCCTCATCTAGAACGTCCCGGGGTACTCGTAAACATTTTAAATGTCTTTGCATCGCTCAACCTGAACTTAACTTGGATTGAATCACGCCCAACCAAAAAACGGCTTGGCGACTACCAATTCTTCCTCAAAATCGCCGAAGGATTAGAGCACGAATCCATGAAAAAAGCCATCAGTATACTAGAACTGTATGGCCATTCCGTACAACTATTAGGCAGCTTTTAG
- a CDS encoding TIGR00730 family Rossman fold protein, which yields MKRICVFAGSAPGGLEAFSKHAKELGKLLADNEMEVVYGGSKNGLMGDVANGALAHGGKVTGIMPTLLFQGEIVHTGLTELLEVSDMHERKAKMSELADAYIALPGGYGTFEELFEVLSWSQLGIHKKPIGLLNIENYYTPLIEMIDHAIERGFVKPTHKELVVTADNSEDLINKILTFTRPELDPKWKADRHLT from the coding sequence ATGAAAAGGATCTGTGTGTTTGCCGGTTCGGCGCCAGGTGGTTTGGAGGCTTTTTCGAAGCATGCAAAGGAGCTTGGAAAATTACTAGCAGATAATGAGATGGAAGTCGTGTATGGCGGCTCAAAGAATGGACTGATGGGTGACGTCGCTAACGGTGCCTTGGCTCATGGTGGGAAGGTGACCGGGATTATGCCGACACTGTTATTCCAAGGGGAGATCGTCCACACAGGGCTGACGGAACTTTTAGAGGTTTCAGATATGCATGAAAGAAAGGCGAAAATGAGTGAGTTGGCCGATGCTTATATTGCGTTACCTGGCGGCTATGGGACATTTGAAGAGCTGTTTGAGGTTCTCAGTTGGTCACAGCTCGGCATACACAAGAAGCCAATAGGCCTATTAAATATTGAAAATTATTACACACCTCTTATTGAAATGATTGACCATGCGATTGAACGGGGGTTTGTCAAACCGACCCATAAAGAATTAGTGGTGACTGCGGATAATAGCGAAGATTTGATTAACAAAATTCTCACTTTCACACGTCCAGAACTCGATCCGAAATGGAAGGCGGACCGGCACCTAACTTGA
- a CDS encoding DEAD/DEAH box helicase — protein sequence MKLQEVDAFPDFIRNQWEKARFSELTPVQEAALPILLENQDLVIESPTGTGKTLAYLLPILKKVDFKLKKTQAVILVPTRELAMQIHQVLQTWLQGSGGTSASFIGGADMKRQIEKLKKHPQIVVGTAARIQELIALKKLKMHEVKTIVLDEADQLLVHDSVPIVQDIIRTTLAERQLIMVSATITKTVEQLADDWMKEAEIIRIAPSKKAAQQVTHLYYVCHPKDKIDELRHYVKSNNVKALVFINGSSYIPEVLKRLKSRGVKAGSLSGEGTKTEREATLQQFRRGQLPILLTTDLAARGLDIEGVTHVIHFDLPEEVTQYVHRSGRTGRQGAEGTVVSLVTFRDEKKLLQFGKQLGISIHKEESDLPRFSKPAQTGQDNRNKRTSRKPQDTDKRPTASSKARVGKRVDR from the coding sequence TTGAAGTTACAAGAAGTTGATGCGTTCCCAGATTTTATTCGAAATCAATGGGAAAAAGCGCGATTTAGTGAATTAACACCTGTTCAGGAAGCGGCCCTTCCTATTTTATTAGAAAATCAGGATTTAGTAATCGAATCGCCAACAGGGACAGGCAAGACGTTAGCTTACTTACTCCCTATATTGAAAAAGGTGGATTTTAAGTTAAAGAAGACCCAGGCGGTCATTCTTGTCCCGACAAGAGAACTTGCTATGCAAATTCATCAGGTTTTACAAACATGGCTTCAGGGAAGCGGCGGGACGAGCGCTTCATTTATCGGCGGCGCTGATATGAAACGCCAGATCGAGAAGTTGAAAAAGCATCCGCAGATAGTGGTCGGTACAGCAGCTAGAATTCAGGAACTAATAGCATTGAAGAAACTCAAAATGCATGAGGTAAAAACCATTGTTTTGGATGAAGCCGACCAATTGCTTGTTCATGATAGTGTCCCTATCGTTCAAGACATTATCCGAACAACGCTTGCAGAACGTCAGCTTATTATGGTGTCCGCAACGATTACAAAAACGGTGGAACAACTGGCAGATGATTGGATGAAAGAGGCTGAGATCATTCGGATTGCGCCTTCGAAAAAAGCGGCTCAGCAGGTTACCCATTTGTATTACGTTTGCCACCCGAAGGACAAAATTGATGAGTTAAGACATTATGTGAAGTCAAACAATGTAAAAGCACTCGTTTTTATTAACGGTTCAAGCTATATTCCGGAAGTGTTAAAGCGCCTGAAAAGCAGGGGTGTGAAGGCAGGGAGTCTCAGCGGTGAAGGAACAAAGACCGAACGTGAGGCAACCCTCCAGCAATTTCGAAGAGGACAGCTGCCCATTCTTCTGACGACCGATTTGGCAGCGCGTGGATTGGATATCGAAGGCGTAACCCATGTGATCCATTTTGATCTGCCAGAGGAAGTCACCCAGTATGTGCACCGCTCAGGAAGAACGGGCCGTCAAGGGGCTGAAGGAACAGTTGTTTCCCTGGTTACCTTTCGGGATGAGAAAAAGCTCCTTCAGTTTGGCAAGCAATTGGGCATCTCAATTCATAAAGAAGAAAGTGATCTTCCGCGTTTCTCTAAACCTGCTCAAACTGGTCAGGATAATAGAAATAAAAGGACTTCGCGGAAGCCGCAAGACACGGATAAGCGTCCAACGGCTAGTAGTAAAGCTCGGGTAGGCAAGCGGGTAGATAGATAG
- a CDS encoding ammonium transporter codes for MTLHGVTTGLNTIWVVLTAAMILLMEGGFALLEAGFVRYKNNVNIIMKVYVDITIGTLCFYIVGFGLMYGKDINGLIGSNGFLLHGNLSFLHLPISNETFWLFQAAFVIAVISIVSGAVAERINFRAYILYAVLMTTLIYPIAGHWTWGGGWLDQLGFLDFAGSGVIHALGGFSALAAALFIGPRKGKFTSDGTSTIALPSNLPLASVGAFLLWFGWFGFNAGSTLTATDPRIGHIAILTMLSAASGGATALLFTLFRYNRSDAPSVINGSLAGLVGITAGCAFVSDLSAILIGVIAGLLMMFATSWLEARGIDDPVGAFPVHGISGIWGTLSVGLFSTNNGLFITGHWHLLGIQLLGLVVLSIWGFGLTWGGFKLIKWIVPVRATEEEEELGLDISYHGIMAAYQEHEFISFEDPYTNDFDPDKK; via the coding sequence ATGACTTTACATGGAGTAACTACAGGACTAAATACGATATGGGTCGTTCTCACCGCAGCCATGATCCTTCTAATGGAAGGCGGCTTTGCTCTTCTCGAGGCAGGATTTGTCCGTTATAAAAATAATGTGAACATTATTATGAAAGTATACGTAGACATCACCATAGGGACGCTTTGTTTTTATATCGTGGGGTTTGGCCTTATGTACGGAAAAGATATTAACGGTCTAATCGGTTCAAACGGCTTTTTGCTGCATGGCAACCTCTCTTTTCTGCACCTGCCGATTTCAAATGAAACCTTTTGGCTCTTTCAAGCCGCTTTCGTAATTGCCGTTATTTCGATCGTGTCAGGTGCCGTGGCGGAGCGAATTAATTTTCGTGCGTATATTCTTTATGCTGTCCTGATGACAACACTTATTTATCCCATCGCTGGACACTGGACTTGGGGAGGCGGGTGGCTTGATCAGCTAGGCTTTCTCGATTTTGCCGGTTCTGGTGTCATTCATGCCTTAGGCGGATTTTCAGCACTTGCCGCTGCTTTGTTTATTGGTCCTCGAAAAGGCAAGTTTACATCGGATGGAACGAGCACCATAGCCCTCCCAAGCAATCTGCCATTAGCCTCTGTCGGCGCCTTTTTATTATGGTTCGGCTGGTTCGGTTTCAATGCAGGAAGCACGTTAACTGCGACTGACCCCAGAATCGGTCATATCGCTATTTTAACCATGCTGTCAGCGGCTTCAGGCGGTGCGACTGCCCTGCTTTTTACACTGTTCCGTTATAATCGGTCGGACGCGCCCTCCGTCATAAATGGTTCACTTGCAGGACTTGTCGGTATTACGGCAGGCTGCGCCTTTGTCAGTGATCTGTCTGCTATTTTAATTGGAGTAATCGCCGGACTTCTCATGATGTTTGCAACAAGCTGGTTAGAAGCAAGAGGCATTGACGACCCCGTCGGCGCCTTCCCTGTTCATGGCATTTCCGGAATATGGGGAACTTTATCTGTCGGGCTTTTTTCAACTAACAATGGACTATTTATTACCGGCCATTGGCATCTGCTAGGCATTCAGCTGCTCGGTCTCGTCGTTCTCTCTATTTGGGGGTTTGGGCTTACATGGGGAGGCTTTAAGCTTATTAAGTGGATCGTTCCTGTTCGGGCAACTGAAGAAGAAGAGGAGCTCGGCCTTGATATTAGTTACCACGGCATTATGGCCGCATATCAAGAACATGAGTTTATCTCCTTTGAAGATCCTTACACCAATGACTTCGACCCAGACAAAAAATAA
- a CDS encoding 3-hydroxybutyrate dehydrogenase, with protein sequence MSGLLKKRVAFITGAGSGIGQAIATEFAKEGATVIIAERNMTNAKTTVQAISQQGGTAHSYEVDVTDESGLTAAIDQTVKAFGRLDILVNNAGFQHVSPIETFPTDTFEALIKVMLTAPFMAIKHTLPIMKQQQYGRIINLASINGLIGFAGKAGYNSAKHGVIGLTKVCALESAPHNITVNALCPGYVDTPLVQKQLGDLAASRNVPLESVLEEVIYPLVPQKKLIDVQEIADYAVYLASDKARSITGQAVIIDGGYTAQ encoded by the coding sequence ATGTCAGGATTACTCAAGAAACGTGTAGCGTTTATAACTGGCGCGGGCAGCGGTATTGGCCAGGCCATTGCCACAGAGTTTGCAAAAGAAGGCGCAACCGTAATTATTGCTGAACGCAACATGACTAATGCGAAAACAACTGTTCAAGCCATTAGTCAACAAGGAGGGACCGCTCATTCCTATGAGGTGGATGTGACAGATGAATCTGGTTTAACCGCTGCTATCGATCAAACCGTTAAAGCGTTTGGACGTCTCGATATCCTTGTCAACAATGCCGGATTTCAGCATGTCTCCCCCATCGAGACATTCCCAACTGACACCTTTGAAGCTCTTATCAAAGTCATGCTGACAGCCCCCTTTATGGCTATCAAGCATACCCTTCCCATCATGAAACAACAACAATACGGTCGAATTATTAATCTCGCTTCAATAAATGGACTCATTGGATTTGCAGGTAAAGCAGGCTATAACAGTGCCAAGCATGGGGTGATCGGATTAACGAAGGTATGCGCACTCGAGAGCGCTCCCCACAATATTACAGTCAATGCATTATGTCCCGGCTATGTCGACACACCACTCGTTCAAAAACAATTAGGGGATCTCGCCGCATCGAGAAATGTTCCTCTTGAGAGCGTCCTTGAAGAAGTGATCTACCCATTAGTTCCTCAGAAAAAATTAATTGATGTCCAGGAAATTGCTGACTATGCTGTCTACCTTGCCAGCGACAAAGCGAGAAGCATTACCGGTCAAGCGGTTATAATCGACGGCGGGTACACGGCACAATAA
- a CDS encoding RluA family pseudouridine synthase, giving the protein MGQDRQYVKKVSPSKSNSVAERFEVKETSELLEFLLQVIGNRGRNTVKSILARGQVSINGKKTTQYNEPLKSGDVVEVNLAKKGDSKKLEGVTILYEDEDILVVDKKEGLLTIASDKEKQLTAYRQLTDYVQTFDPKQRIFIIHRLDRDTSGVLMFAKSQEIQQKLQNDWKNSVSERTYIALVEGQIKKKTGTITSWLKETRTHLMYSSNKPNGGQKAVTHYAVLKASDKFSLLQVNLETGRKNQIRVHMQDIGHPVVGDKKYGGRGNPIGRLGLHAHILSFKHPQTGKIMRFESPVPKRFNQLFK; this is encoded by the coding sequence ATGGGACAAGATAGGCAGTATGTGAAAAAGGTTAGCCCTTCTAAATCAAATTCAGTAGCTGAGCGATTTGAGGTAAAGGAAACGAGTGAATTGCTGGAATTCCTTTTGCAAGTGATTGGGAATCGGGGGCGGAATACGGTTAAATCGATTTTGGCAAGAGGTCAAGTATCGATCAATGGGAAAAAGACAACCCAATATAATGAGCCGCTCAAGTCAGGCGATGTGGTGGAAGTGAACTTAGCAAAGAAAGGGGATTCCAAAAAGCTAGAAGGAGTGACCATTCTTTATGAAGATGAGGATATCTTGGTGGTCGATAAAAAAGAGGGGCTGCTAACGATTGCCTCAGATAAAGAAAAACAATTAACGGCTTACCGTCAACTGACGGATTATGTCCAGACCTTTGATCCTAAACAACGCATCTTTATTATCCATCGACTGGACCGTGATACATCGGGTGTTCTGATGTTTGCAAAAAGCCAAGAGATCCAGCAAAAGCTTCAAAATGATTGGAAAAACTCAGTCTCTGAAAGAACATACATAGCGCTTGTTGAGGGGCAAATTAAGAAAAAAACGGGAACTATCACGTCTTGGCTAAAAGAAACTCGAACTCATCTCATGTACTCGAGTAATAAACCGAATGGTGGCCAAAAAGCGGTGACACATTATGCTGTTTTGAAGGCATCCGATAAGTTTTCCCTTTTGCAGGTTAACTTAGAAACAGGCCGAAAAAACCAAATACGTGTGCACATGCAGGATATCGGACATCCGGTTGTTGGGGATAAAAAATATGGAGGTAGAGGAAACCCGATTGGTCGATTAGGACTCCATGCTCATATACTTAGCTTCAAACACCCGCAAACAGGTAAAATTATGCGATTCGAATCTCCTGTTCCTAAACGCTTTAATCAATTATTCAAATAA
- the sspO gene encoding small acid-soluble spore protein O encodes MEQKSKHPLTQGVNDSQAVKESRQFDHELANEPLTAEERHFNKKTKKRQ; translated from the coding sequence ATGGAACAGAAATCCAAGCATCCACTAACACAGGGCGTCAATGATTCCCAGGCTGTTAAAGAATCGCGGCAGTTTGACCATGAACTCGCCAACGAGCCTTTAACCGCTGAAGAAAGACATTTCAATAAAAAAACGAAAAAACGTCAATAA